A genomic segment from Nocardiopsis sp. Huas11 encodes:
- a CDS encoding CapA family protein, producing the protein MSAGPVTLFLCGDVMLGRGVDQILPHPGDPALEEDFVRDARTYVRLAEEVSGPIPAPVGFDWPWGEVLPVLEESAPDVRVVNLETGVTSGGAFWPGKAVHYRAHPSNLPCLARVRPHVCSLANNHVMDFGPTGLVDTLDALSAAGLRTAGAGRAAEEACAPVAVPVDGGGRVLVFAVGLASSGIPPAWAARADRPGVALAPTGAGSGAAEIVARVRRTREPGDVVVVSVHWGGNWGYDVSREVDFAHALVDGGVDLVHGHSSHMPRPIEVYRDRLVLYGCGDLVNDYEGIRGHEEYRDDLRLVYLASVEPGTGRLLALRMVPLRARRMRLWRAPAEDALWLRRRLTEVGESFGCALVRDGEDLALDRRGRR; encoded by the coding sequence GTGAGTGCCGGTCCGGTGACCCTGTTCCTCTGCGGGGACGTGATGCTCGGCCGCGGGGTGGACCAGATCCTGCCCCACCCGGGCGACCCCGCCCTGGAGGAGGACTTCGTCCGGGACGCGCGGACCTATGTCCGCCTGGCCGAGGAGGTCAGCGGACCGATCCCCGCCCCGGTCGGGTTCGACTGGCCGTGGGGCGAGGTCCTACCGGTACTGGAGGAGTCCGCCCCCGACGTGCGGGTGGTCAACCTGGAGACCGGCGTCACGAGCGGCGGGGCGTTCTGGCCCGGCAAGGCGGTGCACTACCGGGCGCATCCGTCGAACCTGCCCTGCCTGGCCCGGGTCCGGCCGCACGTGTGCTCACTGGCCAACAACCACGTCATGGACTTCGGGCCCACCGGGCTCGTGGACACCCTGGACGCCCTGTCGGCGGCGGGCCTGCGCACCGCGGGCGCGGGACGTGCGGCCGAGGAGGCGTGCGCACCGGTCGCGGTGCCCGTGGACGGGGGCGGCCGGGTGCTGGTGTTCGCGGTCGGGCTGGCCTCCAGCGGCATCCCGCCCGCTTGGGCCGCCCGCGCGGACCGTCCGGGCGTGGCCCTGGCGCCGACCGGGGCCGGGTCCGGCGCCGCCGAGATCGTGGCGCGGGTGCGCCGGACGCGCGAACCCGGGGACGTCGTCGTGGTCTCGGTCCACTGGGGCGGCAACTGGGGGTACGACGTCTCGCGTGAGGTCGACTTCGCCCACGCGCTGGTCGACGGGGGCGTCGATCTCGTGCACGGGCACTCCTCGCACATGCCGCGCCCGATCGAGGTCTACCGCGACCGGCTGGTCCTGTACGGCTGTGGCGACCTGGTCAACGACTACGAGGGCATTCGGGGGCACGAGGAGTACCGCGACGATCTCCGGCTCGTCTACCTGGCCTCGGTCGAACCGGGGACCGGGCGGCTGCTCGCGCTGCGGATGGTGCCTCTGCGGGCCCGCCGGATGCGGCTGTGGCGGGCTCCGGCCGAGGACGCGCTGTGGCTTCGGCGACGGCTCACCGAGGTCGGCGAATCCTTCGGGTGCGCGCTCGTCCGCGACGGCGAGGACCTGGCCCTGGACCGGCGTGGCCGCCGGTAG